CCTCATCAACGTAATCTTTAAAAATAAGCTTGTCATATTGATGATCTGCTTTTTCGTAACCCTTGTATTTGTTAACACCTTGATACGTAAACCCTGAAATATCATCGTTTAATGTAATTGTAATGTCCTTCAAGGATTCATTTTCTTTATAGGTTGATTGTGGTAATTTTCCGGTTGCAATTTGATCCAATCGTTTTCTGCTTGCCGATAATTTATACACATCGGTACCTTCTAATAAATGATGAAATTGATTGGCATCCGAATGAATTTTTAAAGCCTCTAAATAAACTGGTGTTTCTGTGTTGACTTTGATAATAACGTTGGTGTTTCGCTCGAGAAGCAAATCATTTAAAGATCCATCATAGCGTTTTTTACCCACGATAACGTCATAATCATAATCAGATTCATATAAAAAAGCCATAAAATGCCGTATAAACGATTTCTCATTTGAAAATAAATACGGAACCGTTCTTGTAGTAATAAATGGTGAGGCCAGAATATTCGCTTCACCAACAATAATACCTTCTACATATTGTGTTAGAAAATGATGGCGGGCAAAATAGTAAACAGCTATTATCTTTTCGCGCTCGCTTGCAAAGTCGTTTTCTTTTACAAAACGCTCCATAGAACCTAAATCCCCATAAGGTGTATATTTCTCATAAAAGTCTAAAACCTCTTCCTCTGTAACCGTTTTTTTAATGATTTCCTCTTTCTCTGGTAAAAAAGCCAAGGCACGATCTTCAAATTTTCCAGATCTAGCAAAATACACTTGAAATTTATAACATGGCAATTCTACTAAAGGGTAAAACCAACGCTCATATTTATGCTTATCTATATCCTTTTCAATCAATTCATACCGCCTCATATTACTCTTTTCGGTTGGAATTTCTTTCAGTTCGGGCGCGCCATTATAGGAGTTGAAATTTATAAAAAAGTCATTTTCCGTTTCAAAATATAGCTTGTAATCCATTATGGGATATTCCTCACTTAATGTTTGCTCCACAGGATTAAAACCAAATGCCTCAATAGATTTAAACGGTTCAACGCTATAATAGAAATAGTCAATTATATCACCAATTTCCAAATTAGCCATTGCTACTTTAGTTTCACCATCAACTTCTACGGCTTCTTTTTCAATATCAATAATGGTTTCAGTACCATCTGGCTTTATAATTTTAATACCTACAATAACATTAGATGGATTGTAAACATAAACGCCTTTTGAGGAGTTGAATCGTTTTTGATAAGTGAAGGTTGAAAATTCAGTAACAGATGCTTGATCTAATAGCTTAATCCGTTTGCGAATGGACGATTTGTATTCCACACGTTTACCAAACTTATGAAAATCATAATTTTCATTCTTATAGATAATTACAGCCGATTCATTTTCCCATTTTTCAGGAATATCAACCGCGTTTTTAAAGGTGTCATTTTCTCCCCAAAAAAATGTTTGAGCTTCTATTTCTAGTTTAGATTGACCAAAAAACAGGGTTGTGCACGCAAATGTGCATAATAGGAGTAATTTAATTTTCATGTGTTTTTTTATTGTTTGGTTAAGGTGATTTGTTCGTTATAAACAGAATTAAGGTTTTTTATAAAATCATTCCATTCATTAAAACCGTCCTTTTTAATAACGCTTTCCGTGATTTCAAAATCCTTTTTATAAATAATGGTAGTATCCGTTTGGGTAAAGGATGCTTTTAAGTTGTAATTGTCATTGGAAATAGCAATATCCTTTGGAAGGCTTCCAATTTTGTAACCATCTGGAATTTTTAACGTCGTTGTGGATTCTAAATGTTTTTTATAATCGAAAACATAATCGGTTTTGCGCTTTTCAAAATTATAACCTGATAATTCTTTCTCTAAATCCAAGTCAATATACATGGTATCATCGAAGGATGAAACCGCATTATTTATCGTAATGTTGTAATGGATATTTATAGGTATTTCTCTATCGGTTAAATTAGATGTTATAATATCCGTTACTTTAATATTCGAATCGCCTCCATCCAAATACCACATTAAAAAGGTGTCTTTTTTGTCGGTTTGTAGCTGACTTAAGTACTGTAATAATCCCGAGCGACTTTCGCCATTATAGGTTTTTGAAACCGTTCCATTTAGTTGTTCGTTTTCAAGGGATAAATTATAATTAATGGTTTCTTTATTAAAATTGGCTGCTGTTTTTGGTACGATGTTTAAAATGAATTCATCCCCATTTTCAATTAATACTTGCTTGCCTTGAATTCTATTTGCGTATTCCTTGTAGGCGTTGAATTTTTCGGTTCCATCTAAATATGTTGGTTCTCCATTTGTATAAATAGTACAAATCATGTGGTTGTCTACAGATAGGCTAGGCGTTGAATAATCGTAAGCAATTCGGTTGGTGCCAATCCATGTTAAGCGTGCGTCAAAACCAGCTTCAATTAGCATTTGTTTGGTCAGGTTTGCCATCCCTTTACAGTCGCCATACCGTTTTTTGAAAACTTGCGACGCTTCATCAGGTTTAAAGCCTGCAATTCCATCCACAAAGGCGATGTAGCGAATATTATCTTGAACCCAATAATAAATATTTTTTATTTTTTCTTCGTCAGTTGCTGCATCTTGGGTTAATTCAACCACTTTGGCTTGTAATTCCGTATTGTCATTTTCTAAACTATTCACCAGTGTTTTATACCAATTATATAAATCTTGCGTGGATTCAAAGATGTTTGTTTTTACGGCATCTATAGTAAATGATTTTGCTAAAATTAAAATATGCGGATAAATGTAGGATGGTCCAGGCGCACTACTATCATCAAACATAGCGGGTACGTTTTCTATTGTAAATGTATGGATATTACCATCAAAATCTTCATTGGTTTTTATTGATTTTTGAATTGGAAAGCCATTAAAATTCATTTCTTTTAATTCTAAATCTAACCAATTTGGAATAGCTACAGTAAACGTTTTTTTTACAGCTGGATAATCATCATTAAAATATAAACTGGTAAAGTATTTAATGTCCTTATAACGCTTAACAGTTTCAATTTGATACCTGTAGCCTTTAAGAGGAAAATCTATATTTGTATATTTTACGCGGGCATCATTGTGAAACAAATCATCACTTTTCATGGCTTCATCTTTAATGTAAAAATCAGCATCACGATCCGTTTTATATTTTATTTCAAAGGATTCAATTTCCGATTCGCTATTATAAAAACTATACACTTGAATGTCTGCTCGAGAATCTAAACTGATGAGTTTTTTGGTAATAGTTTCTAGGACCTCGATTTTTTCTGTTTTTTTGTTGTACTCAAATGAAATATGATAATGCTCACTTTCCGAAGCAACGTGATCATCTGGATATGTTTCTTTTAGCGTTTCGGCAAGTTGAATTTCTTTAGGCGTTGGCTCTGTCTTTCTTTGTGCAAATGAAACTATGGTAAACGTAAAAACGAGTAGGAGCGTGAGGTTGTTTTTCAAGTTATTAGGAAGTTTAGATTGCTAATATAAAAATTAATGCAAAAAATCTACGCACTTTTTTTGACAACGTTTTTCTTTGATTGTTTTCGGCTTTGTCCTATCTTTTCATCATAATTATAATTTATATGAGTAACTACCATATTAAACATTTAGAAGAGTACTATCAAATTTATAGAAAATCCATTCGTGAGCCCGAGAATTTCTGGGAGGAAATTGCTGAAGAGCATTTTTTATGGCGAAAAAAATGGGACAAGGTTTTAAGTTGGGATTTTTCAAAACCCGAAATAAAATGGTTTGAAGGTGCCGAACTAAATATCACAGAAAACTGTTTAGATAGGCATTTAGCAACGCGTGGTGACAAAACCGCTATTTTATTTGAACCGAATAATCCGGAGGAACCAGCGGAACATATTACATATCAACAATTATATGAACGCGTAAACCAAATGGCAAATGTGCTCAAAGATCAAGGCATTCAAAAAGGCGATCGCGTATGTATTTATGTGCCTATGATTCCGGAATTGGCGATTGCCATTTTAGCTTGTGCTAGAATTGGTGCTATTCATTCTGTAGTATTTGCTGGTTTTTCGTCAAAAGCCGTATCTACACGAATTAATGATTCGGATTGCAAGTTAGTTATTACGGCCGATGGCTCGTATCGCGGAGCTAAAACCATCGACTTAAAAGGTATAGTGGATGAAGCATTAGAAAACTGCGATGGTGTAAAATCCGTTTTAGTGGTAAAACGCATACATTCCGAAATTAGCATGAAAGCCGGTCGCGATTTTTGGTTGCAACCTCTACTTGATAACGCATCTAAAGCCGGACAGGCAGAAATTATGAAAGCCGAAGATCCACTATTTATTCTATATACGTCTGGTTCTACGGGTAAACCGAAAGGCATGGTACATACCACTGCTGGTTACATGGTTTATACGGCGTACACGTTTAAAAATGTATTTCAATATAAGGAGGATGATGTGTACTGGTGTACCGCAGATATTGGCTGGATTACAGGCCATAGCTACATAGTTTACGGTCCGCTTTGTAATGGAGCAACAACAGTTATGTTTGAAGGCGTACCGAGTTATCCCAATTTCGGGCGCTTTTGGGATATTATTCAGAAGCATAAAATCAATCAGTTATATACAGCGCCCACAGCTATTCGTGCTTTGGCAAAACAAGGAACGGAGTTAATAGAGCAGTATGATTTATCATCTTTAAAAGTTTTAGGTTCCGTAGGCGAACCTATTAATGAAGAAGCGTGGCATTGGTATAATGATAATGTTGGAAAACGAAAAAGTCCAATTATTGATTCCTGGTGGCAAACCGAAACAGGTGGTATCATGATTACACCACTTCCGTATGTTACGCCAACCAAACCAACTTATGCAACTTTACCATTTATAGGTGTGCAACCGTGCATTATGGATGAAAACGGAGAGGAACTAAAAGGCAATCAAGTGGATGGCAGATTGTGTATTAAGTTTCCGTGGCC
Above is a window of Bizionia sp. M204 DNA encoding:
- a CDS encoding DUF3857 domain-containing protein, whose amino-acid sequence is MKNNLTLLLVFTFTIVSFAQRKTEPTPKEIQLAETLKETYPDDHVASESEHYHISFEYNKKTEKIEVLETITKKLISLDSRADIQVYSFYNSESEIESFEIKYKTDRDADFYIKDEAMKSDDLFHNDARVKYTNIDFPLKGYRYQIETVKRYKDIKYFTSLYFNDDYPAVKKTFTVAIPNWLDLELKEMNFNGFPIQKSIKTNEDFDGNIHTFTIENVPAMFDDSSAPGPSYIYPHILILAKSFTIDAVKTNIFESTQDLYNWYKTLVNSLENDNTELQAKVVELTQDAATDEEKIKNIYYWVQDNIRYIAFVDGIAGFKPDEASQVFKKRYGDCKGMANLTKQMLIEAGFDARLTWIGTNRIAYDYSTPSLSVDNHMICTIYTNGEPTYLDGTEKFNAYKEYANRIQGKQVLIENGDEFILNIVPKTAANFNKETINYNLSLENEQLNGTVSKTYNGESRSGLLQYLSQLQTDKKDTFLMWYLDGGDSNIKVTDIITSNLTDREIPINIHYNITINNAVSSFDDTMYIDLDLEKELSGYNFEKRKTDYVFDYKKHLESTTTLKIPDGYKIGSLPKDIAISNDNYNLKASFTQTDTTIIYKKDFEITESVIKKDGFNEWNDFIKNLNSVYNEQITLTKQ
- the acs gene encoding acetate--CoA ligase translates to MSNYHIKHLEEYYQIYRKSIREPENFWEEIAEEHFLWRKKWDKVLSWDFSKPEIKWFEGAELNITENCLDRHLATRGDKTAILFEPNNPEEPAEHITYQQLYERVNQMANVLKDQGIQKGDRVCIYVPMIPELAIAILACARIGAIHSVVFAGFSSKAVSTRINDSDCKLVITADGSYRGAKTIDLKGIVDEALENCDGVKSVLVVKRIHSEISMKAGRDFWLQPLLDNASKAGQAEIMKAEDPLFILYTSGSTGKPKGMVHTTAGYMVYTAYTFKNVFQYKEDDVYWCTADIGWITGHSYIVYGPLCNGATTVMFEGVPSYPNFGRFWDIIQKHKINQLYTAPTAIRALAKQGTELIEQYDLSSLKVLGSVGEPINEEAWHWYNDNVGKRKSPIIDSWWQTETGGIMITPLPYVTPTKPTYATLPFIGVQPCIMDENGEELKGNQVDGRLCIKFPWPSIARTIWGDHQRYKDTYFSTYKNMYFTGDGALRDEVGYYRITGRVDDVIIVSGHNLGTAPIEDAINEHPAVSESAIVGFPHDIKGNALYGYVTLKESGESRDHTNLRNEINQIITEHIGPIAKLDKIQFTESLPKTRSGKIMRRILRKIAEKDTSNLGDISTLLNPECVQDIIDEAL